A portion of the Harpia harpyja isolate bHarHar1 unplaced genomic scaffold, bHarHar1 primary haplotype scaffold_55, whole genome shotgun sequence genome contains these proteins:
- the LOC128138553 gene encoding olfactory receptor 10AG1-like, with translation MSQRKGLENHTVGSGFILLGFSDHSSLQGLCFAVFLVIYLVVLTGNSLIALITVVDSSLHSPMYFFLRNLSFLEVCYTSVTLPKMLVGFLMEDGRISFLGCAAQLYFLVLLGSIECLLLAAMAYDRYTAICDPLHYTLIMSRGLCIRLVVGSWIAVVPVQVGQTYQVFTLPFCASHDLHHFFCDVPPLLELACADTFWHQVMLYTIILLFAILPFSLIVISYVQIIRAILKIPSALGRHKTFSTCSSHLGVVTLFYGSATVTYLKQWSRDSVDADKYLALLYTVVTPTFNPVIYSLRNKEVRIALRRLLRTK, from the coding sequence GGGCCTGTGCTTCGCAGTATTCCTGGTCATCTACCTTGTGGTCCTCACAGGGAACAGCCTGATTGCTCTCATCACAGTGGTGGACTCAAGCCTCCACAGCCCCATGTATTTCTTCCTGAGGAACTTGTCCTTCCTGGAGGTCTGCTACACGTCGGTCACTCTGCCAAAAATGCTGGTGGGTTTCCTGATGGAAGATGGCCGGATCTCCTTCCttggctgtgctgcccagctgtatttcctggttttgttggGCAGCATCGAATGCCTTCTCCTGGCTGcaatggcctatgaccgctacacCGCCATATGTGACCCCCTGCACTATACCCTCATCATGAGCAGGGGTCTCTGCATCAGACTGGTGGTGGGGTCCTGGATAGCTGTCGTTCCAGTGCAAGTCGGACAGACCTACCAGGTGTTCACTTTGCCCTTCTGTGCATCCCATGACCTTCACCACTTTTTCTGTGATGTTCCCCCTCTGCTGGAACTGGCCTGTGCTGACACTTTCTGGCACCAAGTGATGCTGTACACCATCATCCTGCTATTTGcaatccttcccttctccttaatAGTTATTTCTTACGTTCAAATTATCAGGGCAATTCTGAAAATACCTTCAGCTCTGGGCAGGCACAAAACCTTTTCCACCTGCTCTTCACACCTCGGGGTGGTGACGCTCTTCTATGGCTCAGCCACAGTCACCTACTTAAAGCAATGGTCAAGGGATTCTGTAGATGCTGACAAATACCTTGCCCTGCTTTACACAGTTGTGACCCCCACGTTTAACCCTGTCATCTATAGCCTGAGGAATAAGGAAGTGAGAATTGCCTTGCGGAGACTCCTACGGACAAAGTGA